In Rhizobium jaguaris, a single window of DNA contains:
- the cysT gene encoding sulfate ABC transporter permease subunit CysT, protein MHAIIRKRWRFRQPSVIPGFGLALGVTLTWLILIVLIPLSGLLWKSSSLGWSKFWAIALDIRTLYALRMSFGGAFIAAIVNAVFGLILAWVLVRYRFPGKRIIDAMVDLPFALPTAVAGIALTTLYAPNGWIGQFLAPLGITIAFTPAGIIIALIFVGLPFVVRTAQPVMEEIDREVEEAAATLGANRFQTITRVLLPGLAPAALTGFALAFARAAGEYGSVIFIAGNKPYISEIAPLLIVIRLEEYNYAAATAIATMMLVISFVMLLVINLTQSWSRKRYGYGA, encoded by the coding sequence ATGCATGCGATAATCCGCAAACGGTGGCGGTTTAGGCAGCCGAGTGTCATTCCGGGCTTCGGATTGGCGCTCGGCGTTACCTTGACTTGGCTCATCCTGATCGTTCTCATCCCGCTCTCGGGATTGCTGTGGAAGAGCAGCTCTCTCGGCTGGTCCAAGTTTTGGGCCATTGCGCTCGATATTCGCACGCTTTACGCACTCCGCATGAGCTTCGGCGGCGCATTCATTGCCGCCATCGTCAATGCGGTGTTCGGGCTGATCCTTGCCTGGGTGCTGGTGCGCTACCGCTTCCCCGGCAAACGCATCATCGACGCCATGGTCGACCTGCCCTTCGCCTTGCCGACCGCCGTCGCCGGCATTGCGCTGACGACGCTCTACGCCCCTAATGGCTGGATCGGTCAGTTTCTTGCGCCGCTCGGCATCACGATCGCTTTCACGCCGGCCGGTATCATCATCGCGTTGATCTTCGTCGGCCTGCCCTTCGTCGTGCGCACGGCGCAGCCGGTCATGGAAGAGATTGACCGCGAAGTGGAAGAAGCAGCTGCGACGCTCGGAGCAAACCGCTTCCAGACGATCACCCGCGTCTTGTTGCCGGGCCTGGCTCCGGCCGCCCTGACCGGCTTCGCTCTGGCTTTCGCGCGTGCGGCTGGCGAATACGGCTCGGTGATCTTCATCGCCGGTAACAAGCCCTATATCTCCGAAATCGCGCCATTGCTCATTGTCATCCGACTTGAGGAATACAACTACGCAGCGGCGACGGCGATTGCGACCATGATGCTGGTCATCTCGTTCGTCATGCTCTTGGTCATCAACCTCACGCAATCCTGGAGCAGAAAGAGGTACGGCTATGGCGCATGA
- a CDS encoding phospholipase D-like domain-containing protein, whose product MFDLVIAHWGQILAVLSVAMGAAAAIHAAMTKEEVRAAIGWVGVIILSPIVGALLYAVAGINRIRRASLSSQRNVLFQKDAKGVLASFDAQGDIVRRIFGERFGSMKTLGDRVARYPMSTGNTIEMLESGDAAYAAMKAAIDGAERSILLETYIFDRDPIGLRIADSLIAAVKRDVSVRVLIDAVGARYSVPSIMGYLREGGVQVDVFNGNVIMGLRLPYANLRTHRKILAIDGRIAFTGGMNIRQGFTREFARDHCARDTHFCVTGPAVADLFNTAAEDWRFATGEVLSGDHWRIATPANEPGAPVFMRVIASGPDRSVETNHKMLIGAFSVAHTSIRIMSPYFLPDRELISALVTAARRGVEVDVIVPAANNLVLVDRAMTAQFDQMLKDYCRIWRADGPFNHSKLLAIDGTWAYVGSSNLDPRSLRLNFEVDLEVVDRGFAGAIDAHIGAILETATPVQLGKLRARPFIVRLIEKILWLGSPYL is encoded by the coding sequence ATGTTCGACCTCGTGATCGCCCATTGGGGCCAAATCCTCGCTGTGCTGTCCGTCGCCATGGGGGCGGCAGCCGCCATTCATGCGGCGATGACGAAGGAGGAAGTTCGCGCCGCGATCGGCTGGGTCGGCGTCATAATCCTCTCGCCCATTGTCGGGGCGCTGCTCTATGCTGTGGCCGGCATCAACCGCATCCGCCGCGCATCGCTGAGCTCACAGCGCAACGTCCTGTTCCAGAAAGATGCGAAGGGGGTGCTCGCGAGCTTCGACGCCCAGGGCGATATCGTGCGCAGAATCTTTGGCGAGCGCTTCGGATCCATGAAAACGCTTGGCGACCGCGTGGCGCGCTATCCGATGAGCACCGGCAACACCATCGAAATGCTGGAGAGCGGCGATGCAGCTTACGCTGCGATGAAAGCCGCTATCGACGGCGCAGAGCGCAGCATCCTGCTGGAAACCTATATTTTCGACCGCGATCCAATCGGTCTGCGCATTGCCGACTCGTTGATCGCGGCCGTCAAGCGCGACGTCAGCGTGCGGGTGCTGATCGATGCCGTCGGTGCGCGCTATTCGGTGCCGAGCATCATGGGTTATCTGAGAGAAGGCGGCGTTCAGGTGGACGTATTCAACGGCAATGTCATCATGGGGCTGAGACTGCCCTATGCCAACCTGCGTACCCACCGCAAGATCCTTGCCATCGATGGTCGCATTGCCTTTACCGGCGGAATGAATATCCGCCAGGGTTTCACCAGAGAATTCGCCAGGGATCATTGCGCTCGCGACACGCATTTCTGCGTCACCGGTCCCGCTGTCGCCGATCTCTTCAATACCGCCGCCGAAGACTGGCGTTTTGCCACCGGCGAGGTGCTGAGCGGTGATCATTGGCGGATTGCAACGCCGGCAAACGAGCCCGGCGCTCCGGTCTTTATGCGCGTCATTGCCTCCGGCCCTGACCGCAGCGTCGAGACGAACCACAAGATGCTGATCGGCGCATTCTCGGTCGCCCACACCTCCATCCGCATCATGTCACCCTATTTCCTGCCGGATCGCGAGTTGATCAGCGCCTTGGTGACAGCGGCAAGACGCGGCGTCGAAGTAGACGTCATCGTACCGGCCGCCAATAATCTTGTGCTTGTCGACCGCGCAATGACCGCACAATTCGACCAGATGCTGAAGGATTATTGCCGCATCTGGCGCGCAGACGGCCCTTTCAATCATTCGAAGCTGCTGGCGATCGACGGCACCTGGGCCTATGTCGGCTCCTCCAATCTGGACCCGCGTTCACTGCGGCTGAACTTCGAGGTCGATCTGGAGGTAGTAGACCGCGGCTTTGCCGGCGCAATCGACGCGCATATCGGCGCGATCCTCGAAACGGCCACCCCGGTCCAACTTGGCAAGCTGCGCGCACGCCCCTTCATCGTCAGGCTGATCGAAAAGATCCTGTGGCTCGGTTCGCCCTATTTATAA
- a CDS encoding mandelate racemase/muconate lactonizing enzyme family protein codes for MKISAVHTHLLDHKLDHAFESASMRFDRRQHCLVEIVCDDGTIGWGECLGPAGPNAAVVKAYAPRLLGRDPRDTEVIWLELYNLLRDQGQRGLTVTALSGIDIALWDIKGKHHGISVSRLLGGRFREDVKAYATGSFRKDGVDPVSDIAAETAAYVAQGFHAVKIKIGFDVDQDIAVIRAVREAIGPSIRLMIDANHGYDALEACTVGEAVAEYGVDWFEEPVIPEQLSAYRAVRAGQPIPVAGGETWHGRFGMREPLETRAVDIIQPDICGTGGFSEMRRIADMAAIHGVRLVPHVWGTGVAIAASLQFIAALPPDPPRRNGRPPILEFDRTHNPFRQAVLTKPLEHVNGVVAIPDGPGLGIEINRDALEQYRLKD; via the coding sequence ATGAAAATCTCAGCTGTCCACACCCATCTGCTTGACCATAAGCTGGATCACGCCTTCGAAAGCGCCTCCATGCGCTTCGACCGTCGCCAACATTGCCTTGTCGAAATCGTCTGCGATGACGGCACGATCGGCTGGGGCGAATGCCTTGGCCCGGCCGGTCCGAATGCCGCGGTCGTGAAAGCCTACGCCCCTCGCCTTCTCGGACGCGATCCGCGCGACACGGAAGTCATCTGGCTCGAACTCTACAATCTCCTGCGCGACCAGGGCCAGCGCGGGCTCACTGTAACGGCGCTCAGCGGTATCGATATCGCGCTCTGGGACATCAAGGGTAAACATCACGGCATTTCGGTGTCGCGCCTGCTCGGCGGCCGCTTCCGCGAAGATGTGAAGGCCTACGCCACCGGCTCCTTCCGCAAGGACGGCGTCGACCCGGTCTCCGATATCGCCGCTGAAACCGCCGCCTATGTTGCGCAGGGCTTCCATGCGGTGAAGATCAAGATCGGCTTCGATGTCGATCAGGATATCGCCGTCATCCGCGCCGTGCGCGAGGCGATCGGTCCGAGTATCCGGCTGATGATCGACGCCAATCATGGCTATGACGCGCTGGAAGCCTGTACGGTCGGTGAGGCCGTTGCGGAATACGGCGTCGATTGGTTCGAGGAGCCGGTCATTCCAGAACAGCTCAGCGCCTATCGCGCGGTGCGCGCCGGCCAGCCGATCCCGGTTGCAGGCGGCGAGACCTGGCATGGCCGCTTCGGCATGCGCGAGCCGCTGGAAACCCGTGCCGTCGATATCATCCAGCCCGATATTTGCGGCACGGGCGGGTTTAGCGAAATGCGGCGCATTGCGGATATGGCTGCCATACATGGGGTGCGTCTCGTGCCCCACGTCTGGGGAACGGGCGTAGCGATCGCTGCCAGCCTGCAATTCATCGCGGCTCTTCCCCCGGATCCGCCGCGTCGCAACGGCCGGCCTCCGATCCTGGAATTCGACCGCACCCACAATCCGTTCCGCCAGGCTGTTTTGACAAAGCCATTGGAGCATGTGAACGGTGTCGTCGCCATTCCGGACGGCCCCGGTCTCGGCATCGAAATTAACCGTGACGCATTGGAGCAGTACCGGCTGAAGGATTGA
- the kdgD gene encoding 5-dehydro-4-deoxyglucarate dehydratase: protein MDPLALKAALGAGLLSFPVTPFGKDGGFNRAAYSDHVGWLSGFKASVLFAAGGTGEFFSLAPDEIPAIVSAAKAAAGDTPIVAGCGYGTRIAVQIAQSAEKAGADGILLLPHYLIDAPQDGMFQHIKAVCDAVSIGVMVYNRDNSILTAETLARLCDACPNLVGFKDGSGDIGLVRKITATMGERLTYLGGMPTAELFADAYLGAGVTTYSSAVFNFVPALAQNFYKALRAGDTAATNKLLVDFFYPFMNIRNRQKGYAVSAIKAGVRLLGFDAGSVRPPLTDLTEQEVAMLDDLIRPYRP from the coding sequence ATGGACCCGTTAGCTCTCAAGGCCGCGCTTGGCGCCGGGCTCTTGTCTTTTCCTGTGACGCCGTTCGGCAAAGACGGCGGTTTCAATCGCGCTGCCTATAGCGATCATGTCGGCTGGCTTTCGGGCTTCAAGGCAAGCGTGCTTTTCGCCGCCGGCGGCACCGGCGAATTCTTCTCGCTGGCGCCGGATGAAATCCCTGCCATCGTCAGCGCTGCAAAGGCCGCCGCCGGCGATACGCCGATCGTCGCAGGCTGCGGATATGGCACGCGTATCGCCGTCCAGATCGCGCAGTCGGCGGAGAAAGCCGGCGCAGACGGCATCCTGCTTCTGCCGCACTACCTGATCGACGCGCCGCAGGACGGCATGTTCCAGCATATCAAGGCGGTCTGCGACGCCGTTTCGATCGGCGTCATGGTCTACAATCGCGACAACTCCATCCTGACGGCCGAAACGCTTGCTCGGCTCTGCGATGCCTGCCCGAACCTAGTCGGCTTCAAGGATGGTTCCGGCGATATCGGCCTGGTGCGCAAGATCACTGCGACGATGGGCGAGCGGCTGACCTATCTCGGCGGCATGCCGACGGCCGAGTTGTTCGCCGATGCCTATCTCGGCGCGGGGGTTACCACCTATTCCTCGGCCGTCTTCAACTTCGTGCCGGCCCTGGCGCAGAACTTCTACAAAGCACTGCGCGCCGGCGACACGGCGGCGACCAACAAGCTGCTGGTTGATTTCTTCTATCCCTTCATGAACATCCGCAATCGCCAGAAGGGCTATGCGGTGTCGGCCATCAAGGCTGGCGTCCGATTGCTCGGCTTCGATGCCGGTTCGGTTCGCCCGCCACTGACCGACCTGACCGAACAGGAAGTCGCCATGCTCGATGATCTGATCAGGCCGTACCGCCCATGA
- a CDS encoding FadR/GntR family transcriptional regulator has product MRRAAAIKTKERDGRRAGRRNLVDVVGQQLRQEILGGALKLGEKLPSESGLTERYKVSRTVIREAIASMRADGLVEVRHGVGVFVRNARPFPPTGLLETDPGRISSIIEMLELRAAVETEAAGLAAARRSPAQDEAIIERFEDVDRAMERRIATSEADFEFHLAIADATNNPRFREFLELTGRKIIPRSFLLDQPDETASADYLAQIQAEHRRIAEAISDRDEHGAREAMRLHLKGSQQRYRNLIRKGS; this is encoded by the coding sequence ATGCGGCGGGCTGCAGCGATCAAGACCAAGGAGCGTGACGGACGGCGGGCGGGCCGGCGCAACCTGGTGGATGTCGTCGGCCAGCAATTGCGACAGGAAATTCTCGGCGGCGCCTTGAAGCTTGGCGAAAAATTGCCGAGCGAAAGCGGCCTCACCGAACGATATAAGGTCAGTCGCACCGTCATTCGCGAAGCGATCGCATCGATGCGCGCCGATGGGTTGGTCGAGGTGCGCCACGGCGTCGGCGTCTTCGTCCGCAATGCGAGGCCCTTTCCTCCTACCGGCTTGCTGGAGACCGATCCCGGGCGGATTTCCTCCATCATCGAGATGCTGGAACTGCGTGCTGCGGTGGAAACCGAGGCTGCCGGCCTCGCCGCCGCCCGCCGCTCCCCTGCGCAAGATGAGGCGATCATCGAGCGTTTCGAGGATGTCGACCGTGCGATGGAGCGTCGCATTGCGACGTCGGAAGCCGATTTCGAGTTTCATCTCGCCATTGCCGACGCGACGAACAATCCGCGCTTCCGCGAGTTTCTGGAATTGACGGGCAGGAAGATAATTCCCCGCTCCTTCCTCCTGGATCAGCCGGACGAAACCGCTTCCGCCGATTATCTGGCGCAGATCCAGGCCGAACACCGACGCATCGCCGAAGCCATATCGGATCGCGATGAACACGGCGCACGTGAGGCGATGCGACTGCATCTGAAGGGCAGTCAGCAGCGGTATCGCAACCTTATCCGAAAAGGATCTTGA
- a CDS encoding endonuclease/exonuclease/phosphatase family protein → MRKKNESLRSSIFETLKNRKKSRAAHGGERTRPEGTLIASYNVHKCVGADRRFDPERISRVIHEIDADVIGLQEADTRFGERTGLLDLHRLERETGLIPVPVAGATKAHGWHGNVVLFKQGTVRDVHQINLPGLEPRGALLAEIELARGGVLRIIAAHLGLLHRSRAQQTRLIAELMSSDNETPTVLLGDLNEWRLGDRSSLNTFQAAFGPLPPAVPSFPSTLPLLALDRIMANRRGLISTVEVHDSPLARVASDHLPIKAVVSLKTLRAETEARAKSA, encoded by the coding sequence ATGCGGAAAAAAAACGAAAGTCTCCGTTCAAGCATTTTCGAGACCTTGAAGAACAGAAAGAAGTCCCGGGCGGCGCATGGCGGAGAACGGACGCGTCCGGAAGGCACATTGATTGCCTCTTACAATGTCCACAAATGTGTCGGCGCCGACCGCCGCTTCGATCCTGAGCGGATCAGCCGCGTTATCCATGAAATCGACGCAGACGTCATCGGGCTGCAGGAGGCCGACACCCGCTTCGGTGAGCGCACCGGCCTGCTCGACCTGCACCGGCTCGAGCGTGAAACCGGCCTTATTCCGGTGCCGGTGGCCGGCGCCACCAAAGCACATGGCTGGCATGGCAATGTCGTGCTGTTCAAGCAGGGAACGGTGCGCGATGTGCACCAGATCAACCTTCCGGGGCTAGAACCTCGCGGCGCGCTCCTTGCCGAAATCGAACTCGCCCGCGGCGGAGTGCTCAGGATCATCGCCGCCCATCTCGGACTGCTGCACCGTTCGCGTGCCCAGCAAACACGTCTGATCGCCGAGCTGATGAGCAGCGACAACGAGACGCCGACTGTTTTGCTCGGCGATCTCAACGAATGGCGGCTCGGCGACCGCTCGTCGCTGAACACCTTCCAGGCCGCCTTCGGCCCTTTGCCGCCGGCCGTACCGAGCTTTCCCTCCACACTGCCCCTGCTGGCGCTGGACCGCATCATGGCCAATCGCCGCGGGCTGATCTCGACGGTGGAAGTTCATGACTCGCCACTGGCGCGTGTCGCTTCGGATCATCTGCCGATCAAGGCGGTCGTCAGTCTGAAGACGCTCAGGGCCGAGACAGAAGCGCGCGCCAAATCCGCTTGA
- a CDS encoding sulfate ABC transporter substrate-binding protein encodes MQTIKLSRLLAAAVLIGSFSLTAVAPTWAANKTLLNVSYDPTRELYKDFNEAFAAKWKKDTGESINIKASHGGSGAQARSVIDGLDADVVTLALEGDIDAIAKATKKIPADWKTKFPNNSVPYTSTIVFLVRKGNPKGIKDWSDLVKGDVQVVTPNPKTSGGARWNILAAWAWAKQANGGDDAKAQEYVTQLLKHVPVLDTGARGATTTFVQRGLGDVLLAWENEAYLSLEELGPDKFEIVTPSVSIRADPPVAVVEANADAKGTRKVAEAYLNYLYSDEGQKIAAKHYYRPIKPEVADPKDIARFPSLKLATIDDFGGWSQAQPKFFDDGGIFDQMYKPGQ; translated from the coding sequence ATGCAGACGATAAAGCTTTCGAGGCTTCTCGCCGCCGCAGTTCTGATTGGCAGTTTTTCGCTTACAGCGGTGGCGCCGACATGGGCCGCGAATAAGACGCTTCTCAACGTTTCCTACGATCCGACGCGCGAATTGTACAAGGATTTCAACGAAGCCTTTGCCGCGAAGTGGAAGAAGGATACCGGTGAAAGCATCAACATCAAGGCCTCGCATGGCGGCTCCGGCGCCCAGGCGCGCTCGGTCATCGATGGCCTTGACGCCGATGTTGTGACGCTGGCACTGGAAGGCGACATCGACGCCATTGCCAAGGCGACGAAAAAAATTCCGGCCGACTGGAAGACCAAGTTCCCAAACAATAGCGTTCCCTACACGTCGACCATCGTCTTCCTCGTGCGCAAGGGCAATCCGAAGGGCATCAAGGATTGGTCGGATCTGGTCAAGGGCGACGTTCAGGTAGTCACGCCGAACCCAAAGACGTCAGGCGGCGCTCGCTGGAACATCCTGGCAGCCTGGGCCTGGGCTAAGCAGGCCAATGGCGGCGACGACGCCAAGGCGCAGGAATACGTCACGCAGTTGCTGAAGCATGTGCCGGTGCTCGATACCGGTGCCCGCGGCGCGACCACGACCTTTGTCCAGCGCGGTCTCGGCGACGTTCTGCTCGCCTGGGAGAACGAGGCTTATCTTTCTCTCGAAGAACTCGGCCCCGATAAGTTCGAGATCGTGACGCCTTCTGTTTCGATCCGCGCTGACCCGCCGGTTGCGGTCGTCGAAGCCAATGCCGACGCCAAGGGCACCCGCAAGGTTGCCGAAGCCTATCTGAACTATCTCTATTCCGATGAGGGTCAGAAGATCGCGGCCAAGCACTACTATCGACCGATCAAGCCAGAAGTGGCCGACCCCAAGGATATTGCTCGGTTCCCGAGTTTGAAGCTGGCAACGATTGACGATTTCGGCGGATGGTCCCAAGCTCAGCCGAAGTTCTTCGATGATGGTGGCATCTTCGATCAGATGTACAAGCCGGGACAATAA
- a CDS encoding NAD-dependent epimerase/dehydratase family protein — translation MLKTLLMTGAAGGVGQALRPLLSQIAETVVLSDIAPIDDLRPNERFVACDLADRGGVEALVKGVDGIIHLGGISLEKPFDLILQGNIVGLYNLYEATRAAGKPRIIFASSNHTIGYYRRDERIDNTVPTRPDSLYGVSKVYGEALASLYFDKFGQETLSVRIGSCFPEPRNPRMLATWLSARDLLTLCDRAFETPRLGHTIVYGASDNDEQWWDNRNAAFLGWKPQDSSSPWRAQVLANALPEDPNDPAVIYQGGGFAAAGHPED, via the coding sequence ATGCTGAAAACTCTATTGATGACGGGTGCTGCCGGCGGCGTTGGCCAGGCACTGAGGCCACTTCTTTCGCAGATCGCCGAGACCGTCGTACTCTCGGATATTGCCCCGATCGACGATCTGCGCCCGAACGAACGCTTCGTTGCCTGCGATCTCGCTGACCGCGGCGGCGTCGAAGCACTGGTCAAAGGCGTCGACGGCATTATCCATCTTGGCGGGATTTCCCTGGAAAAGCCCTTCGATCTGATCCTGCAGGGCAATATCGTCGGCCTATACAATCTCTACGAAGCTACCCGTGCCGCCGGCAAGCCGCGTATTATCTTTGCCAGCTCCAACCACACGATCGGCTACTATCGCCGCGACGAGCGCATCGACAACACCGTGCCGACACGTCCGGATTCGCTCTACGGGGTCTCGAAGGTTTACGGCGAAGCCTTGGCGAGCCTTTATTTCGATAAGTTCGGTCAGGAGACATTGTCAGTGCGCATCGGCTCGTGCTTCCCTGAGCCGCGCAATCCGCGCATGCTGGCGACATGGCTCAGCGCCCGCGATCTGCTGACGCTTTGCGACCGCGCCTTCGAGACCCCTCGGCTCGGACATACGATCGTCTACGGCGCCTCGGACAATGACGAGCAATGGTGGGACAACCGCAACGCCGCCTTCCTTGGTTGGAAGCCGCAGGACAGCTCTTCGCCCTGGCGCGCGCAAGTGCTGGCGAACGCTTTGCCGGAAGACCCGAATGACCCAGCCGTCATCTATCAAGGCGGTGGCTTTGCCGCAGCCGGCCATCCGGAAGACTGA
- a CDS encoding sulfate/molybdate ABC transporter ATP-binding protein: MEVRVQNLRKEFGRFPALNDVSLDIRSSELIALLGPSGSGKTTLLRLIAGLETPTEGQIFFGDEDASKKTVQQRNIGFVFQHYALFRHMTVLDNIAFGLKVRSPSRRPSRTEIHRRAVELLELVQLNGLEKRYPAQLSGGQRQRVALARAMAVEPNVLLLDEPFGALDAQVRKDLRKWLREIHDRTGHTTVFVTHDQEEALELADRVVVLNKGAIEQIGTPDEIYDTPNSPFVYGFIGQSNRVKVRISSGEIWFEDRPLGLSTPHERDGGAYLYFRPHDIELRDGDGGCIAGLLTATRRVAGTRHIEMNIGANHEQIEIELPPDKAGALDRNRIAFRPTRWRLFRNGD, from the coding sequence ATGGAAGTTCGCGTTCAAAACCTGCGCAAGGAATTCGGCCGCTTTCCGGCGTTGAATGATGTTTCCCTGGATATCCGCTCTAGTGAACTTATCGCGCTCCTCGGCCCTTCCGGCTCAGGTAAGACGACGCTGCTGCGCTTGATCGCCGGGTTAGAAACTCCGACCGAGGGGCAGATTTTCTTCGGTGACGAAGATGCATCGAAGAAGACGGTGCAGCAGCGCAACATCGGCTTCGTGTTTCAGCATTATGCGTTGTTCCGCCATATGACGGTGCTGGATAATATCGCCTTTGGCCTGAAGGTGCGCTCTCCATCGCGCCGCCCTTCCCGCACCGAAATTCATCGTCGCGCCGTTGAACTGCTGGAGTTGGTGCAGCTCAACGGCCTCGAGAAGCGCTATCCGGCGCAGCTGTCCGGCGGCCAGCGGCAGCGTGTGGCGCTTGCGCGCGCCATGGCGGTCGAGCCTAACGTGCTGCTTCTGGACGAACCCTTCGGAGCACTCGACGCACAGGTGCGCAAGGATTTGCGCAAGTGGCTGCGCGAAATTCACGACCGCACCGGCCACACCACCGTTTTTGTCACCCACGATCAGGAAGAGGCACTGGAACTGGCTGACCGTGTCGTCGTGCTCAATAAGGGCGCAATAGAGCAGATCGGGACGCCGGACGAAATCTACGACACACCTAATTCGCCCTTCGTCTACGGTTTCATCGGACAATCCAACCGCGTGAAGGTGCGCATTTCCAGCGGCGAAATCTGGTTCGAGGATCGACCCCTCGGGCTAAGCACACCGCACGAACGCGACGGCGGAGCCTATCTCTATTTTCGCCCGCATGATATCGAGCTTCGCGACGGCGACGGCGGTTGCATCGCCGGACTGTTGACCGCCACCCGCCGCGTTGCAGGCACTCGCCATATCGAAATGAATATCGGCGCCAATCATGAGCAAATCGAAATCGAGCTGCCGCCGGACAAAGCCGGCGCGCTTGACCGCAATCGCATCGCTTTCAGGCCGACGCGCTGGAGATTGTTCCGAAACGGCGACTGA
- the cysW gene encoding sulfate ABC transporter permease subunit CysW: protein MAHESVSSSDTVHSVITESKLARWTFVVISLAFLALMVLMPLAAVFVEAFRKGAEEFLNALVDDETFAAIRLTLIVAGISVPMNLVCGIAAAWAIAKFEFKGKAFLTTLIDLPFSVSPVISGLVFVLLFSSNSVLGPWLQSHGIRILFAVPGLVLATMFVTFPFVARELIPLMQEQGNADEEAALSLGANGWQTFWHVTLPNIKWGLLYGVLLCNARAMGEFGAVSVVSGHIRGETNTMPLQVEILYNEYNFSGAFAVATLLALLALVTLILKTLLEMRYSEEIAASRRH from the coding sequence ATGGCGCATGAGTCCGTTTCCTCATCCGACACGGTTCATTCCGTGATTACCGAGAGCAAGCTCGCGCGCTGGACCTTCGTCGTCATCTCGCTCGCCTTCTTGGCGTTGATGGTGCTGATGCCGCTTGCCGCCGTCTTTGTCGAAGCGTTCCGCAAGGGTGCCGAGGAGTTCCTCAACGCCTTGGTGGATGACGAGACCTTTGCCGCCATCCGGCTGACGTTGATCGTTGCCGGCATCAGCGTGCCGATGAACCTCGTCTGTGGTATTGCCGCGGCCTGGGCGATCGCCAAATTCGAGTTCAAGGGCAAGGCGTTCCTGACGACTCTGATCGATTTGCCGTTTTCCGTGTCGCCGGTGATATCTGGCCTGGTCTTCGTGCTCCTGTTCAGCTCGAACAGCGTTCTGGGGCCGTGGTTGCAGAGTCATGGCATCCGGATCCTGTTCGCGGTTCCCGGTCTGGTGCTTGCGACGATGTTCGTCACCTTCCCCTTCGTTGCCCGCGAATTGATCCCGCTGATGCAGGAGCAGGGAAATGCGGACGAGGAAGCGGCACTGTCGCTCGGGGCCAATGGCTGGCAGACCTTCTGGCATGTGACCTTGCCGAACATCAAATGGGGCCTGCTTTACGGCGTTCTCCTTTGCAACGCCCGCGCCATGGGCGAGTTCGGCGCAGTGTCCGTCGTCTCCGGCCATATTCGCGGTGAAACCAACACCATGCCGTTGCAGGTCGAGATTCTCTATAATGAATATAATTTTTCGGGAGCTTTCGCGGTTGCCACGCTTCTCGCCCTGCTCGCCCTTGTGACACTCATACTGAAGACGCTGCTGGAAATGCGCTATAGCGAAGAAATCGCAGCCAGCCGGCGTCACTGA
- a CDS encoding Pr6Pr family membrane protein: protein MPTFAVINKFREFMEFMKSSVRFYRWMIIFLALSGITISYMAIIPAVHVTRLRLTTNFLSYFTIQANILLVVVLLSSEFTPSSVIGRWASRSSTKTALLIYVGIAGGVYAWMLRAVWHPSGWQLRGDQMLHYCIPALSALDWIFLVERGKLVPRDALWWLSFPAIYSVYSLVHGYLSGFYPYPFLDVGDIGLQATLINMALLGVAFLVLGEVLIFIDRVVAQIGAR from the coding sequence TTGCCGACGTTCGCAGTAATTAACAAATTTCGCGAGTTTATGGAGTTCATGAAAAGTTCAGTCCGCTTCTATCGCTGGATGATCATTTTCCTGGCGCTGTCCGGTATCACGATCTCGTATATGGCGATTATTCCTGCGGTGCATGTTACACGGTTGAGACTAACAACCAATTTTCTGAGTTATTTTACGATCCAGGCCAACATTCTTCTTGTTGTTGTATTGCTGTCGTCGGAATTCACGCCGTCATCCGTGATTGGGCGATGGGCCAGCCGCTCGTCTACAAAAACCGCTTTACTCATCTATGTCGGAATTGCGGGCGGTGTCTATGCCTGGATGCTGAGGGCGGTCTGGCATCCGAGCGGTTGGCAATTGCGAGGAGATCAGATGCTCCACTACTGCATCCCTGCGCTCAGCGCGCTGGATTGGATATTTCTAGTGGAGCGGGGTAAGCTTGTACCGCGCGATGCGCTCTGGTGGCTTTCCTTTCCGGCAATCTACTCCGTATACTCGCTTGTACATGGCTATTTGTCTGGATTTTATCCCTATCCCTTTCTGGATGTGGGCGACATTGGTCTTCAAGCTACCTTGATCAATATGGCTCTATTAGGCGTGGCATTCTTGGTACTTGGCGAAGTCCTCATTTTTATTGATCGGGTCGTCGCGCAGATTGGTGCCCGATAG